A genomic segment from Gilvibacter sp. SZ-19 encodes:
- a CDS encoding S9 family peptidase, translating to MTHSFQLLPDHGRAIIGDLHLAQGDRRDDLIVFCHGYKGFKDWGAWHLMAKAFTEAGFDFVRFNFSHNGGTVEQPIDFPDLEAFSENNYSLEMSDLQMVLDHFSSAEQTPLAPPKNIYLLGHSRGGGIVMLTAAQDKRINKVATLAAVSDYQARFLEGTPHFETWKATGITHIENSRTGQLLPHKFQFYLDFIANEERLTISKAVKELKVPQLIVHGTQDPTVALKEARALHHWNPDSGLLIIDGADHVFGMQHPWNKPELPAAMQEAVSALIAFYSA from the coding sequence ATGACCCACTCCTTTCAACTATTACCCGATCACGGCCGCGCTATTATTGGAGATCTACATTTGGCACAGGGAGACAGAAGAGATGATCTGATCGTCTTTTGCCATGGATACAAGGGATTTAAAGACTGGGGAGCTTGGCATTTAATGGCTAAAGCTTTTACTGAAGCTGGCTTTGATTTTGTGCGATTCAATTTCTCTCACAATGGTGGAACTGTTGAACAACCGATAGACTTCCCAGATCTAGAGGCCTTTTCAGAGAACAATTACAGCTTGGAAATGAGCGACCTGCAAATGGTTCTAGATCATTTTAGTTCAGCCGAACAAACTCCATTGGCTCCACCTAAAAATATCTACCTACTAGGCCATAGTAGGGGCGGTGGGATAGTCATGTTAACTGCGGCTCAAGACAAAAGGATAAATAAAGTGGCAACCTTAGCCGCGGTTAGTGATTATCAGGCGCGATTTTTAGAAGGAACCCCACATTTTGAAACCTGGAAGGCCACTGGAATAACCCATATTGAAAATAGTAGGACCGGACAGCTGCTCCCTCATAAATTTCAGTTTTATCTGGATTTTATCGCTAACGAGGAACGGCTCACTATCAGTAAAGCCGTCAAAGAGCTAAAGGTGCCTCAACTAATAGTTCACGGAACGCAAGATCCTACGGTAGCCCTTAAAGAAGCACGGGCCTTGCATCATTGGAATCCTGACAGTGGTTTGTTAATTATCGATGGAGCAGATCATGTTTTCGGGATGCAACACCCTTGGAATAAACCTGAGTTGCCAGCAGCTATGCAAGAAGCTGTCTCAGCACTCATTGCATTCTATAGTGCTTAA
- a CDS encoding molybdenum cofactor biosynthesis protein MoaE, which translates to MNAIKNVFREGPISPDFIAQSIAKHQSKTGIGAHDIFLGQVRADQVGETTVGAIEYSAYTEMANKVMHQIRENTFERFEITCMHIYHSLGLVKAGEICLFVFVSSPHRKVCFRALEFVVESIKAEAPVFGKELLADQSHQWKVNQ; encoded by the coding sequence ATGAACGCTATTAAGAACGTATTTAGAGAGGGACCCATCAGTCCTGATTTTATAGCACAATCCATTGCTAAACATCAAAGCAAAACAGGGATAGGTGCGCACGATATATTTTTGGGCCAGGTCCGAGCAGACCAGGTAGGTGAAACTACCGTTGGAGCTATTGAATATTCGGCCTATACAGAAATGGCCAATAAAGTGATGCATCAGATCAGAGAGAACACTTTCGAAAGATTTGAAATTACTTGTATGCATATTTATCACAGCTTAGGACTTGTAAAAGCAGGAGAGATCTGCTTATTCGTCTTTGTTTCGTCACCTCATAGAAAAGTGTGCTTTAGAGCCTTAGAGTTTGTTGTGGAATCTATCAAAGCAGAAGCTCCGGTTTTTGGTAAAGAATTGTTAGCGGATCAATCACATCAATGGAAAGTAAACCAGTAG
- the moaCB gene encoding bifunctional molybdenum cofactor biosynthesis protein MoaC/MoaB, which produces MVDITHKGTTLRTAIARAVVRVGSEETLTAIREDRVPKGNVLAMAKAAGLLGVKKTPDLLPDCHPLPIEYTAIDYEFHPMELHILMTVKTLYKTGVEVEAMHGASVVALTVYDMLKPIDKQVSIGEIKLLEKFGGKSTHRKRLSRNIKALVVVCSDSISVGDKQDKAGKTIVAELENHGLDKIDYTVIPDEPEKIESVLNKGIAQGCQLIIYTGGTGLSPRDLTPETLEPLMERRIPGMEEAIRSYGQQRTPYAMLSRSLVGTIGNVLVMALPGSTKGAQESMQAVFPAALHLFNVMGGERHD; this is translated from the coding sequence ATGGTAGACATTACACATAAGGGAACTACCCTGAGAACGGCTATTGCGCGTGCTGTGGTCCGCGTTGGGTCCGAAGAGACTTTGACTGCCATTCGCGAAGATCGAGTACCAAAAGGCAATGTCTTGGCTATGGCAAAGGCTGCTGGATTATTAGGCGTTAAAAAAACACCGGATCTATTGCCGGATTGCCATCCACTTCCAATTGAGTATACCGCAATTGATTATGAATTCCATCCGATGGAGCTGCATATCTTAATGACAGTAAAGACATTGTATAAGACTGGAGTTGAGGTGGAAGCCATGCATGGTGCTAGTGTTGTCGCTTTGACTGTTTACGACATGCTTAAACCGATCGACAAACAAGTGAGTATCGGGGAGATCAAGTTGTTAGAGAAATTTGGTGGCAAATCCACACACAGAAAACGACTTTCTAGAAATATAAAAGCGTTGGTGGTTGTCTGTTCCGATAGTATTTCAGTTGGTGATAAGCAGGACAAGGCTGGCAAAACGATCGTAGCGGAGTTGGAAAATCACGGTTTAGACAAAATCGATTATACGGTAATTCCTGATGAGCCCGAAAAAATAGAATCTGTTTTGAATAAAGGGATAGCTCAAGGATGTCAACTTATAATTTATACCGGAGGTACAGGACTCTCGCCAAGAGATCTTACCCCAGAGACCTTGGAACCCTTAATGGAAAGGCGTATTCCAGGGATGGAAGAGGCCATCCGTTCTTATGGGCAACAACGCACGCCTTACGCCATGCTCTCACGCTCTTTGGTTGGCACCATTGGCAATGTTTTGGTAATGGCCTTGCCGGGTTCTACAAAAGGTGCTCAAGAGTCTATGCAAGCCGTTTTTCCGGCGGCTTTGCATTTGTTTAATGTAATGGGAGGAGAAAGACACGATTAA
- a CDS encoding HesA/MoeB/ThiF family protein, with the protein MERYRRQIQLEEVGTQGQLALSEASVLVVGAGGLGSPILQYLAAAGLGKLGIADADTVSLSNLHRQLLYTTDDVGRPKVEAAQQRLMAINPEVETQTYSEGIHADNATTVFEQYDLIVDATDNFQARYLINDVCVALDKPWIFGALYKNEGQFALFNYQHGPSYRCLYPQPPKAGEVPSCVEIGVLGTVSGIIGMQMAQLAMQFFLWPNELPNTFVFFMNMKDFSMRKMQLRRTFDADQKEKDITTVDTAALPHLRPQELTPNISIDQLPDYQGADFLDVRELDELPEVQQVPIHRIPLNQLSGRFDELDRAQTYIVFCQGGQRARNAVDLMRSQGFEHAYVLEASAAVLKRKIENSK; encoded by the coding sequence ATGGAAAGGTATAGGCGTCAAATACAATTAGAAGAAGTTGGGACACAAGGTCAATTGGCCTTATCCGAAGCGTCCGTATTGGTCGTAGGTGCGGGAGGTCTGGGTAGCCCAATTTTACAATATTTGGCGGCAGCCGGTTTAGGAAAATTGGGCATTGCAGATGCTGATACAGTGTCTTTGTCCAATTTGCATCGGCAACTATTATACACTACGGATGATGTTGGTAGACCAAAGGTAGAAGCTGCACAACAACGCTTAATGGCGATCAATCCGGAGGTTGAGACGCAGACTTATTCCGAGGGAATTCATGCAGATAATGCCACGACTGTCTTTGAACAGTACGATCTTATAGTAGATGCTACAGACAATTTCCAAGCGCGTTATTTGATAAACGATGTCTGTGTTGCACTGGATAAGCCTTGGATTTTCGGAGCCTTATACAAAAACGAAGGTCAATTTGCACTTTTCAACTATCAGCATGGCCCAAGCTATCGCTGTTTGTATCCGCAGCCCCCCAAAGCAGGAGAAGTGCCAAGTTGCGTGGAAATAGGTGTCTTAGGAACTGTATCAGGTATTATCGGGATGCAGATGGCGCAACTGGCCATGCAGTTTTTTCTATGGCCAAATGAGTTGCCTAATACGTTCGTGTTCTTTATGAATATGAAGGATTTTAGCATGAGAAAAATGCAATTGCGTCGAACTTTTGACGCTGATCAAAAAGAGAAAGATATTACAACCGTTGATACTGCAGCATTGCCACACCTCCGGCCACAAGAGCTCACCCCAAATATCTCTATCGATCAGCTACCCGATTATCAAGGAGCGGATTTTCTCGACGTACGTGAGTTAGATGAACTTCCTGAAGTACAGCAAGTTCCAATCCATAGGATACCCTTGAATCAACTATCAGGTCGCTTTGACGAACTCGATAGAGCGCAAACCTATATTGTATTCTGTCAAGGCGGACAGCGAGCCCGTAACGCGGTTGATCTTATGCGCAGTCAAGGCTTTGAACATGCCTATGTACTTGAGGCCTCTGCCGCAGTCTTAAAAAGAAAAATTGAAAATAGTAAGTAA
- the moaA gene encoding GTP 3',8-cyclase MoaA encodes MEALKDTFGRAHNYLRISLTERCNLRCTYCMPEHGIPLSPRAQLMTADEIFALAQQFVKLGVTKIRLTGGEPLVRKDFEEILSRLSGLPVELTITTNAVLIDRYITQLKSAGIKTINVSLDTLHPEKFRSITRRDDFAAVKRNIKLLLAEGFKVKINCVLIKGFNDEEIVDFVAYTETMPVSMRFIEFMPFDGNRWNKDKLVAEQEILKSVFDRWTVSQVERLTDSMNDTSRNYKVKGYAGSFAMISTVTNPFCDTCNRIRLTANGRIKNCLFSNAEVDLLTPFRAGQDILPLINQAVKAKFAVRAGMESDESFSDPENYNNNRSMIAIGG; translated from the coding sequence ATGGAGGCACTCAAGGACACATTTGGCAGAGCGCATAACTATTTGCGAATCTCGTTGACAGAGCGGTGCAATTTGCGTTGTACCTATTGCATGCCTGAGCATGGGATCCCACTGAGTCCCAGGGCGCAATTAATGACAGCAGACGAGATCTTCGCTCTGGCGCAGCAATTTGTAAAACTCGGGGTTACTAAGATCCGACTTACTGGTGGCGAACCCTTGGTCAGGAAAGATTTTGAAGAGATCTTATCGCGTTTAAGCGGTTTGCCAGTCGAACTGACAATAACGACCAATGCCGTGCTGATTGACCGCTACATCACCCAATTAAAGTCCGCAGGGATCAAAACCATCAATGTTAGCTTAGATACCTTACATCCGGAGAAATTCAGATCCATTACGCGACGTGACGATTTTGCCGCTGTAAAACGAAACATTAAACTGCTGCTTGCAGAAGGGTTCAAGGTTAAGATCAATTGTGTGCTCATCAAAGGTTTTAACGATGAGGAGATCGTCGATTTTGTTGCCTATACGGAAACCATGCCGGTAAGCATGCGTTTTATAGAGTTTATGCCCTTTGACGGCAACCGCTGGAACAAAGACAAGCTGGTAGCAGAACAAGAGATCTTAAAGTCGGTTTTTGACCGTTGGACCGTGTCACAAGTAGAACGGCTTACCGATAGTATGAATGACACTTCTCGGAACTATAAAGTAAAGGGGTATGCGGGCAGCTTCGCCATGATCAGTACGGTTACCAATCCCTTTTGTGATACCTGTAACAGAATTCGACTCACAGCCAATGGTCGGATCAAGAACTGTTTGTTCTCTAATGCTGAAGTAGACCTGTTGACGCCCTTCCGAGCAGGTCAAGATATTCTACCGCTAATCAATCAGGCAGTGAAAGCAAAATTTGCAGTGCGTGCGGGGATGGAATCCGACGAATCGTTCAGCGATCCGGAGAATTACAATAACAATCGCAGCATGATCGCCATTGGAGGTTAA